A stretch of Arthrobacter sp. NEB 688 DNA encodes these proteins:
- the rnpA gene encoding ribonuclease P protein component, producing MLPAPNRLRERADFASAVRGRGTTRAGSRLIVVHATRTDARAGCPPRVGFVVSRAVGNAVVRNRTKRRLRALVAGRLAGVPAGVDLVVRANPAAASASFAELGGSLDTLVGKVVGRVGGAS from the coding sequence GTGCTGCCGGCGCCGAACCGTCTGCGTGAGCGGGCGGACTTCGCGTCGGCGGTCCGCGGCCGGGGGACGACCCGGGCCGGCTCGAGGTTGATCGTGGTTCACGCCACCCGGACCGACGCGCGCGCGGGATGCCCGCCGCGGGTCGGTTTCGTCGTGTCGAGGGCCGTCGGCAACGCTGTCGTGCGCAACCGGACCAAGCGCCGGCTGCGTGCGCTCGTCGCCGGCCGGCTCGCGGGGGTCCCCGCCGGGGTCGACCTCGTCGTCCGGGCCAACCCCGCTGCCGCGTCGGCGTCCTTCGCGGAACTGGGAGGGTCGCTCGACACGTTGGTCGGCAAGGTGGTCGGTCGGGTCGGAGGTGCGTCGTGA
- the rpmH gene encoding 50S ribosomal protein L34, whose amino-acid sequence MSKRTFQPNNRRRAKTHGFRLRMRTRAGRAILAARRRKGRSELSA is encoded by the coding sequence GTGAGCAAGCGGACCTTCCAGCCGAACAACCGCCGTCGCGCCAAGACGCACGGCTTCCGTCTGCGGATGCGCACCCGTGCGGGTCGCGCCATCCTCGCCGCCCGGCGTCGCAAGGGTCGCTCCGAGCTCTCGGCCTGA
- the yidC gene encoding membrane protein insertase YidC: MGDLFNSILAPIEWLVAWIMYGFHEALTSIGLPAASGWTWALSIVGLVLVMRAAMIPLFVKQIKASRKMQLIQPELQKIQKKYKGKSDPESRQAMTQETMELYKKEGTNPFSSCLPILVQSPFFFGLFRVLNGLDELAAGTGSAASIGPITKDVAAQAEKASIFGAQLSDTFINANNLSTQIVTVVLIILMSATTFLTQRQLMTKNMPQSALDSPFAKQQKMLLYIFPVIFAVSGINFPIGVLIYWFTTNVWSMTQQFYVIRRMPAPGSAAERAYHERLARKGKPVPGAPVVSAEAEAEDQTVIGQRVQPKSKKRSKGKK, encoded by the coding sequence ATGGGCGACCTGTTCAACAGCATCCTGGCCCCGATCGAGTGGCTCGTGGCCTGGATCATGTACGGCTTCCACGAGGCCCTGACGTCGATCGGGCTGCCGGCGGCCTCCGGGTGGACCTGGGCGCTGTCCATCGTCGGGCTCGTGCTCGTCATGCGCGCCGCGATGATCCCGCTTTTCGTCAAGCAGATCAAGGCATCGCGCAAGATGCAGCTCATCCAGCCGGAGCTGCAGAAGATCCAGAAGAAGTACAAGGGCAAGTCCGACCCCGAGTCCCGCCAGGCGATGACCCAGGAGACGATGGAGCTGTACAAGAAGGAGGGGACCAACCCCTTCAGCTCGTGCCTCCCGATTCTCGTCCAGTCGCCGTTCTTCTTCGGCCTCTTCCGGGTGCTCAACGGCCTCGACGAGCTCGCCGCCGGCACCGGTAGCGCGGCGAGCATCGGCCCGATCACCAAGGACGTCGCCGCCCAGGCCGAGAAGGCCTCGATCTTCGGCGCCCAGCTGTCCGACACGTTCATCAACGCGAACAACCTGTCGACGCAGATCGTCACCGTCGTCCTCATCATCCTCATGTCGGCGACGACCTTCCTCACCCAGCGCCAGCTGATGACGAAGAACATGCCGCAGTCGGCGCTCGACAGCCCGTTCGCGAAGCAGCAGAAGATGCTGCTCTACATCTTCCCGGTCATCTTCGCCGTCTCCGGCATCAACTTCCCGATCGGTGTCCTCATCTACTGGTTCACCACCAACGTGTGGTCGATGACCCAGCAGTTCTACGTGATCCGCCGGATGCCGGCCCCCGGCTCGGCCGCGGAGCGCGCGTACCACGAGCGCCTCGCCCGCAAGGGCAAGCCGGTCCCCGGCGCCCCGGTCGTCAGCGCGGAGGCCGAGGCCGAGGACCAGACCGTCATCGGCCAGCGGGTCCAGCCGAAGTCCAAGAAGCGGTCCAAGGGCAAGAAGTAA
- a CDS encoding AAA family ATPase, whose product MVDAESATPDHEERAAIAASIPGADGNTPLAQAVAEDERKRVTLSGRPVPRPAQTRVLTVANQKGGVGKTTTTVNIAAALAQAGSTVLVIDLDPQGNASTALGIDHHAEVPSIYDVLVDGSPISGVVQRCPDIEGLTCAPATIDLAGAEIELVSLVARETRLQKAVSAYVEERAAAGDRLDYVLIDCPPSLGLLTVNAFVAANEVFIPIQCEYYALEGLSQLLKNIELIRNHLNPDLHVSTILLTMYDGRTRLSAQVADEVRAHFGAQTLRATVPRSVRISEAPSHGQTVITYDPNSSGALSYLEAAVELAERGAADPTTEESA is encoded by the coding sequence GTGGTCGATGCGGAGTCCGCCACACCCGACCACGAGGAGCGAGCCGCCATCGCCGCATCCATCCCGGGAGCCGACGGCAACACGCCGCTCGCCCAGGCCGTTGCCGAGGACGAGCGCAAGCGGGTGACCCTCAGCGGGCGTCCCGTGCCACGTCCGGCCCAGACCCGCGTGCTCACCGTGGCGAACCAGAAGGGTGGCGTCGGCAAGACGACGACCACGGTCAACATCGCCGCCGCGCTGGCCCAGGCCGGCTCGACCGTCCTCGTCATCGACCTCGACCCGCAGGGCAACGCGAGCACGGCGCTCGGCATCGACCACCACGCCGAGGTGCCGAGCATCTACGACGTCCTCGTCGACGGCTCCCCGATCAGTGGCGTCGTCCAGCGCTGCCCGGACATCGAGGGCCTCACGTGCGCGCCGGCGACGATCGACCTCGCCGGCGCCGAGATCGAGCTCGTCTCGCTCGTCGCCCGCGAGACCCGGCTGCAGAAGGCGGTCTCCGCGTACGTGGAGGAGCGCGCGGCGGCGGGGGACCGCCTCGACTATGTGCTCATCGACTGCCCGCCGAGCCTCGGCCTGCTCACGGTCAACGCGTTCGTCGCGGCGAACGAGGTGTTCATCCCGATCCAGTGCGAGTACTACGCGCTCGAGGGCCTGAGCCAGCTCCTCAAGAACATCGAGCTGATCCGCAACCACCTCAACCCCGACCTGCACGTGTCGACGATCCTCCTGACCATGTACGACGGACGGACCCGGCTCTCGGCGCAGGTGGCGGACGAGGTCCGGGCCCACTTCGGCGCCCAGACCCTGCGGGCCACCGTGCCCCGGTCGGTCCGCATCAGCGAGGCGCCGAGCCACGGCCAGACCGTCATCACGTACGACCCCAACAGCAGCGGTGCGCTGTCCTACCTCGAGGCGGCCGTCGAGCTCGCCGAGCGCGGCGCGGCCGACCCGACGACGGAGGAATCCGCATGA
- the dnaA gene encoding chromosomal replication initiator protein DnaA, giving the protein MTQVWQATLEALDEDGIPVQQRAFLSLARLVGLLDDTALIAVPNDFTKDIVETRLRERVTQSLGERLGRDVRLAVTVDPTLGDVGEPTSNGVGDDGHERRAADRRQQIDDLELDDDGDGTDHSAGLATANAGHGGSGPGLVEVPGMRRPRPGAQVPEQIELTRLNPKYTFDTFVIGASNRFAHAAAVAVAEAPAKAYNPLFVYGDSGLGKTHLLHAIGHYARNLFPHVKVRYVNSEEFTNDFINSIRDDKAANFQRRYRDVDVLLIDDIQFLQGKVQTQEEFFHTFNTLHNAGKQVVITSDVPPKLLTGFEARMRSRFEMGLLTDVQPPDLETRIAILRKKAIQERLSVPEDVHEFIASRISTNIRELEGALIRVTAFASLNRQPVDMSLAEIVLRDLIPDDSTSQVTPATIIAQTAAYFGLTIEDLQGQSRSRVLVTARQIAMYLCRELTEMSLPKIGQQFGGRDHTTVMHAEKKIRQLMAERRAIYNQVTELTNRIKQQSR; this is encoded by the coding sequence ATGACCCAGGTGTGGCAGGCCACGCTGGAGGCACTCGACGAGGACGGGATCCCGGTCCAGCAGCGGGCCTTCCTCTCCCTGGCCCGGCTCGTCGGGCTGCTCGACGACACCGCCCTCATCGCCGTCCCCAACGACTTCACCAAGGACATCGTCGAGACCCGGCTGCGCGAGCGGGTGACCCAGAGCCTCGGTGAGCGGCTGGGCCGCGACGTCCGCCTCGCGGTGACCGTCGACCCGACCCTCGGTGACGTCGGCGAGCCGACCTCGAACGGCGTCGGCGACGACGGCCACGAGCGCCGGGCCGCCGACCGTCGCCAGCAGATCGACGACCTCGAGCTCGACGACGACGGCGACGGCACCGACCACTCCGCCGGCCTGGCGACCGCGAACGCCGGCCACGGCGGCTCCGGCCCCGGCCTCGTCGAGGTCCCCGGGATGCGCCGGCCGCGGCCCGGGGCCCAGGTGCCCGAGCAGATCGAGCTGACCCGGCTGAACCCCAAGTACACGTTCGACACCTTCGTCATCGGCGCGAGCAACCGGTTCGCGCACGCGGCAGCTGTCGCGGTCGCCGAGGCGCCGGCCAAGGCGTACAACCCGCTCTTCGTCTACGGCGACTCGGGGCTGGGCAAGACCCACCTGCTGCACGCCATCGGGCACTACGCCCGCAACCTGTTCCCGCACGTCAAGGTGCGGTACGTGAACTCCGAGGAGTTCACCAACGACTTCATCAACAGCATCCGCGACGACAAGGCGGCCAACTTCCAGCGCCGCTACCGCGATGTCGACGTCCTGCTCATCGACGACATCCAGTTCCTCCAGGGCAAGGTGCAGACGCAGGAGGAGTTCTTCCACACATTCAACACGCTGCACAACGCCGGCAAGCAGGTCGTCATCACGAGCGACGTGCCGCCGAAGCTGCTCACCGGTTTCGAGGCGCGGATGCGCAGCCGGTTCGAGATGGGCCTCCTCACCGACGTCCAGCCGCCCGACCTCGAGACGCGCATCGCCATCCTGCGCAAGAAGGCCATCCAGGAGCGCCTCTCGGTGCCCGAGGACGTCCACGAGTTCATCGCCTCGCGCATCTCGACGAACATCCGCGAGCTCGAGGGCGCCCTCATCCGCGTCACGGCGTTCGCGAGCCTGAACCGCCAGCCGGTCGACATGAGCCTGGCCGAGATCGTCCTGCGCGACCTCATCCCGGACGACTCCACGAGCCAGGTGACGCCGGCGACGATCATCGCCCAGACGGCCGCCTACTTCGGGCTGACCATCGAGGACCTCCAGGGGCAGTCGCGCTCGCGCGTGCTCGTGACGGCCCGGCAGATCGCGATGTACCTGTGCCGCGAGCTGACCGAGATGTCGCTGCCGAAGATCGGCCAGCAGTTCGGCGGGCGCGACCACACGACGGTCATGCACGCCGAGAAGAAGATCCGCCAGCTGATGGCCGAGCGGCGCGCCATCTACAACCAGGTCACCGAGCTGACCAACCGGATCAAGCAGCAGTCCCGCTGA
- a CDS encoding R3H domain-containing nucleic acid-binding protein yields MSENTTEDTTRTADEATPLAADLGADETAGAVTPGAATTDTPGGVHEESADRLDEAKDGETAADAEGSEGAGSGQRRAPRRQQLEREGEVAADFLETLLDICDLDGDLDVDIDGDRAAVAIVDSEEGRVPRRLVGQDGQVLEALQELTRLAVQSETGERSRLMLDVAGHRAGRREELVRIAKDAIATVRTSGESASLEPMSAFERKVVHDEVLSAGLHSESEGSEPRRYVVITAS; encoded by the coding sequence ATGAGCGAGAACACGACCGAGGACACCACCCGCACCGCCGACGAGGCGACGCCGCTCGCGGCCGACCTGGGCGCCGACGAGACCGCCGGCGCGGTGACGCCCGGCGCGGCCACGACGGACACCCCCGGGGGTGTGCACGAGGAGTCGGCTGACCGGCTCGACGAGGCCAAGGACGGCGAGACGGCGGCCGATGCAGAGGGTTCCGAGGGCGCCGGCAGCGGCCAGCGCCGCGCGCCCCGCCGTCAGCAGCTCGAGCGCGAGGGCGAGGTGGCGGCCGACTTCCTCGAGACGCTGCTCGACATCTGCGACCTCGACGGTGACCTCGACGTCGACATCGACGGTGACCGCGCCGCGGTGGCCATCGTCGACAGCGAGGAGGGCCGCGTGCCGCGCCGCCTCGTGGGCCAGGACGGGCAGGTGCTCGAGGCCCTCCAGGAGCTGACCCGCCTCGCGGTGCAGTCCGAGACCGGCGAGCGCAGCCGGCTGATGCTCGACGTCGCCGGGCACCGTGCCGGCCGGCGCGAGGAGCTCGTCCGGATCGCCAAGGACGCCATCGCGACCGTGCGGACCTCGGGCGAGTCCGCCTCGCTCGAGCCGATGTCGGCCTTCGAGCGCAAGGTCGTCCACGACGAGGTGCTCAGCGCCGGCCTCCACAGCGAGTCCGAGGGCAGCGAGCCCCGCCGCTACGTCGTCATCACGGCGTCCTGA
- the yidD gene encoding membrane protein insertion efficiency factor YidD, whose amino-acid sequence MSVGRLLATPLLWMIRGYQRFISPLRPPTCRYYPSCSQYAVTALERFGPLRGSWMAVRRIGRCHPWTPGGVDHVPDRDPLTGRPVAGTTGPKPYRPSTGPASPSHP is encoded by the coding sequence GTGAGCGTCGGACGCCTCCTCGCCACGCCCCTGCTGTGGATGATTCGCGGCTACCAGCGGTTCATCAGCCCGCTGCGCCCGCCGACCTGCCGGTACTACCCGTCCTGCTCGCAGTACGCGGTGACCGCCCTCGAGCGGTTCGGGCCGCTGCGCGGCTCGTGGATGGCGGTGCGCCGGATCGGCCGCTGCCACCCGTGGACCCCCGGGGGCGTCGACCACGTGCCCGACCGCGACCCGCTGACCGGGCGACCGGTGGCGGGCACGACCGGACCCAAGCCGTACCGACCGAGCACGGGCCCGGCGAGCCCGTCGCACCCCTGA
- the trxA gene encoding thioredoxin produces the protein MGAVSTTTDATFEADVLKSDKPVLVDFWAEWCGPCRAVAPVLEEIARDHGDKVAVVKLNTDENPGITGQLGITSIPTMHVYQGGEIVKTIIGARPKPVLLRELEQFLG, from the coding sequence ATGGGAGCCGTGAGCACCACCACCGACGCCACCTTCGAGGCCGACGTCCTCAAGAGCGACAAACCCGTCCTCGTCGACTTCTGGGCCGAGTGGTGCGGACCGTGCCGTGCCGTCGCCCCGGTCCTCGAGGAGATCGCGCGCGACCACGGCGACAAGGTCGCGGTCGTCAAGCTCAACACCGACGAGAACCCGGGCATCACCGGCCAGCTCGGCATCACGAGCATCCCGACGATGCACGTCTACCAGGGCGGCGAGATCGTCAAGACGATCATCGGGGCCCGCCCGAAGCCGGTGCTCCTGCGCGAGCTCGAGCAGTTCCTCGGCTGA
- a CDS encoding ParB/RepB/Spo0J family partition protein → MSEKRRALGRGLGALIPAQPATDRPVDVFFRDRDAEGVTPERPAPADTTPSTPAQEPAADASVDGLAPVPGARFAEIPLDAIRPNPRQPRTVFDEDELAELVHSIQEIGVLQPVVVRPVPDAGPDDEVRFELIMGERRWRASREAGKDVVPAIVRSTEEDDLLRDALLENLHRSQLNALEEAAAYQQLLDDFGCTQEELATRIGRSRPQISNTLRLLRLPPLVARRVAAGVLSAGHARALLGLPDAAAMERLAQRIVAEGLSVRTVEELVALGEGEAPTRRSAPRAGGRRPQLDDLAADLSDRLDTRVRIALGAKKGRLTVEFASVDDLNRILEVMRLRGEIPA, encoded by the coding sequence ATGAGTGAGAAGCGGCGCGCCCTCGGTCGCGGCCTGGGCGCTCTCATCCCCGCCCAGCCGGCGACCGACCGCCCCGTCGACGTGTTCTTCAGGGACCGCGACGCCGAGGGGGTGACGCCCGAGCGCCCCGCGCCGGCCGACACCACCCCGTCGACCCCCGCGCAGGAGCCGGCGGCCGACGCGTCGGTCGACGGCCTGGCCCCGGTCCCCGGTGCCCGGTTCGCGGAGATCCCGCTCGACGCGATCCGCCCCAACCCGCGCCAGCCCCGGACCGTCTTCGACGAGGACGAGCTGGCCGAGCTCGTGCACTCGATCCAGGAGATCGGGGTCCTCCAGCCCGTCGTCGTGCGGCCCGTCCCCGACGCCGGCCCGGACGACGAGGTGCGCTTCGAGCTCATCATGGGTGAGCGACGCTGGCGCGCCTCCCGTGAGGCCGGCAAGGACGTCGTCCCCGCCATCGTGCGCAGCACCGAGGAGGACGACCTCCTGCGGGACGCCCTCCTGGAGAACCTCCACCGCAGCCAGCTCAACGCGCTCGAGGAGGCGGCCGCCTACCAGCAGCTCCTCGACGACTTCGGCTGCACCCAGGAGGAGCTCGCCACCCGGATCGGGCGCTCCCGTCCCCAGATCAGCAACACGCTCCGCCTCCTGCGCCTGCCCCCCCTCGTCGCCCGTCGGGTCGCGGCGGGTGTCCTCAGCGCCGGTCACGCCCGCGCGCTGCTCGGCCTGCCGGACGCGGCGGCGATGGAGCGCCTCGCGCAGCGGATCGTCGCCGAGGGACTCTCGGTCCGGACGGTCGAGGAGCTCGTCGCGCTGGGTGAGGGTGAGGCCCCCACCCGCCGCAGCGCCCCCCGCGCCGGCGGCCGGCGCCCGCAGCTCGACGACCTCGCGGCCGACCTCTCGGACCGTCTCGACACCCGGGTGCGCATCGCGCTGGGCGCCAAGAAGGGCCGCCTGACGGTGGAGTTCGCGTCCGTCGACGACCTCAACCGCATCCTCGAGGTCATGCGCCTGCGCGGCGAGATCCCGGCCTGA
- the rsmG gene encoding 16S rRNA (guanine(527)-N(7))-methyltransferase RsmG, with the protein MEQDERPLTPPAAPSGAAAVFGDRLALAEQFAAILADTGVSHGLIGPREVPRLWERHVLNCAVVEDAFPRDASLVDVGSGAGLPGVALAIARPDLEVHLVEPMLRRTTWLSGVVEELGLGNVTVHRGRAEELVGTVSAPWVTARAVARLDKLARWCLPLLEDGGTLVAMKGRSAAQELEEDRRALNRLGLTSAVVTEHGGAVLDEVVLTVDLQFAPRPAPKASAGARRRAKALRSS; encoded by the coding sequence ATGGAGCAGGACGAGCGTCCTCTCACGCCACCGGCCGCACCTTCGGGTGCGGCCGCGGTGTTCGGTGACCGTCTGGCGCTCGCGGAGCAGTTCGCCGCCATCCTCGCGGACACGGGGGTGAGCCACGGCCTCATCGGGCCCCGTGAGGTGCCGCGGCTGTGGGAACGGCACGTGCTCAACTGCGCGGTCGTCGAGGACGCCTTTCCGCGGGACGCCTCCCTGGTCGACGTCGGGTCGGGGGCGGGGCTGCCCGGTGTCGCGCTGGCGATCGCCCGTCCGGACCTCGAGGTGCACCTCGTCGAGCCGATGCTCCGCCGCACGACGTGGCTGTCGGGCGTCGTCGAGGAGCTGGGGCTGGGCAACGTCACCGTGCACCGCGGGCGGGCCGAGGAGCTCGTCGGGACCGTCTCCGCTCCGTGGGTGACCGCTCGCGCCGTCGCGCGGCTCGACAAGCTCGCGCGCTGGTGCCTGCCGCTGCTCGAGGACGGCGGGACCCTCGTCGCGATGAAGGGGCGCAGCGCTGCGCAGGAGCTCGAGGAGGACCGGCGTGCGCTGAACCGCCTGGGTCTGACCTCGGCGGTGGTGACTGAGCACGGTGGCGCGGTGCTGGACGAGGTCGTGCTGACGGTGGACCTGCAGTTCGCCCCCCGCCCGGCGCCGAAGGCGTCGGCAGGCGCGCGCCGGCGTGCGAAGGCCCTCCGCTCCTCCTGA